The following coding sequences lie in one Pectobacterium sp. A5351 genomic window:
- the nirB gene encoding nitrite reductase large subunit NirB, producing MKPHLIVIGNGMASARFVDVLRQLAATRFRITVIGDEPRASYNRILLSPVLSGEKAFTDTLLTPAAIDDDVALPVNYLLGERVTHIDRQHREVTTTQRQLHYDHLVLATGSTPFMPPMPGIDLAGVCGFRTLDDVELMLATIRQSVPAVVIGGGLLGIEAAAALKLRGADVTLLHRVPILMERQLDATASDLLCDSLRARGIACETDVQVVALHGDEHGVTAVALADGRTIPAGLVVVTAGVIPASQLARECGLPCNRGVLVDGQLQTADPYISAIGECCELNGETFGLVAPCFAHATLVAQRLAGHTPKDYQREQAATRLKVTGIGVVSGGDINVAPDDEVYTLFDPQTQHYRRLLLRDGRLSGVLLYGDTDDSQRLLAAIDSTTEGETIPPASLLFGLSSPDSDPNFDPQPEAVRIPVMSKPILVVVGHGMVGHYFLEQLVERDLHQHYHIVVFGEERHEAYDRVHLSEYFSGRSATSLSLVKDGFFAESGIELRSASEIVAIDRERQCVCDAQGRETAYDKLVLATGSYAFVPPIPGNTRPGCLVYRTLDDLDAIAAQAKKAKSGVVIGGGLLGLEAANALRQLGLDTHVVEFAPRLMAVQLDDGGATMLRRKIEALGVQIHLSKETREITDGEQALHRLCFADGSVLETDLVLFSAGIRPRDKLADSGDLEKGPRGGIVIDDHCQTSDDAIFAIGECALWKGQIFGLVAPGYQMARSVADTLAQRDTPFTGADMSTKLKLLGVDVASIGDAHGRTAGSQSYQWTDGPNEIYKKIVVSADGKRLLGAVLIGDSSDYSTLLQMMLNDMPLPAQPEGLILPARSGDAPKGLGVAALPASAQICSCHNVSKSDISAAVAGGCGELGALKTCTKAGTGCGGCVPLLKQVMEYELTQLGVEVKKDICEHFAYSRQELYHLIRVHEIRSFDSLLARYGHGLGCEVCKPLVGSMLASCWNDYLLQPQHLPLQDTNDRFFANIQKDGTYSVVPRVPAGEITPEGLIAIGQVAQRYNLYTKITGGQRVDLFGARLEQLPAIWRELIDAGFETGHAYGKSLRTVKSCVGSTWCRYGVQDSTGLAIQLEHRYKGLRSPHKVKMAVSGCTRECAEAQSKDIGVIATDKGWNLYVCGNGGMKPRHADLFASDLDTETLLRTIDRVLMFYIRTGDRLQRTSTWMDNLEGGIDYLRQVILEDSLNIGEELDKEMQRVVEAYQCEWQTTLESPERLALFRGFLNSDSPDEAVVMVPERGQIRPAQDHEKAVSPEPAVLKPAAHEAEWVQVATLGDIPRHAGMAARLGQQQIALFHLPGSEQQVYALENHEPGSGANVLSRGLIGDVAGEPVVISPLYKKRFKLRDGVSPDDSALYVRAWPVRVEDDEIWVCRQPLAVPESVGLADAAMAKAS from the coding sequence ATGAAACCACATCTGATTGTGATTGGTAACGGGATGGCGAGTGCGCGATTCGTCGATGTGCTGCGCCAACTGGCCGCCACGCGCTTCCGAATCACCGTAATTGGTGATGAACCGCGTGCCAGCTATAACCGTATCCTGCTGTCGCCGGTATTGAGCGGCGAAAAAGCGTTTACGGATACGCTGCTGACGCCTGCGGCTATCGACGACGATGTGGCGCTGCCAGTCAATTATCTGCTGGGTGAGCGGGTAACCCATATCGATCGCCAGCATCGTGAGGTGACAACGACGCAACGGCAACTGCATTACGATCATCTGGTGTTGGCGACCGGCTCCACGCCGTTTATGCCGCCGATGCCGGGTATCGATCTGGCGGGCGTGTGCGGCTTCCGCACGCTGGATGATGTCGAGCTGATGTTGGCGACGATTCGCCAGTCCGTCCCAGCGGTAGTCATTGGCGGTGGCCTGCTTGGGATTGAAGCGGCTGCGGCGCTGAAACTGCGCGGTGCCGACGTCACGCTGCTGCATCGCGTCCCGATTCTGATGGAGCGTCAACTGGACGCCACGGCGAGCGACCTGCTGTGCGACAGCCTGCGCGCACGCGGCATTGCCTGTGAGACGGATGTGCAGGTGGTGGCGCTGCACGGTGATGAACACGGCGTCACGGCCGTTGCACTGGCGGATGGCCGCACGATCCCCGCCGGTCTGGTGGTGGTGACGGCAGGCGTGATTCCCGCCAGCCAGCTGGCACGCGAGTGCGGCTTGCCCTGTAACCGCGGTGTGCTGGTGGACGGTCAACTGCAAACTGCCGACCCGTACATCAGCGCGATCGGCGAATGTTGTGAACTCAATGGCGAAACTTTCGGGCTGGTTGCCCCGTGTTTCGCCCATGCCACGTTGGTGGCACAGCGCCTGGCCGGACACACACCGAAAGATTATCAGCGTGAACAGGCGGCGACGCGGCTGAAAGTCACGGGCATTGGCGTGGTCAGCGGCGGCGATATTAACGTAGCACCGGATGATGAGGTGTACACCCTATTTGATCCGCAGACGCAGCACTACCGTCGTCTGCTACTGCGCGACGGGCGGCTGAGCGGTGTCCTGCTTTATGGCGACACCGACGACAGCCAGCGCCTGCTGGCCGCAATCGATAGCACCACAGAAGGCGAGACGATACCGCCTGCTTCGCTGCTTTTCGGTCTTTCTTCCCCTGATTCTGACCCTAATTTTGACCCACAGCCTGAAGCTGTAAGGATTCCTGTCATGAGCAAACCTATTTTGGTGGTCGTCGGCCACGGTATGGTCGGCCACTATTTTCTTGAACAACTGGTCGAGCGCGACCTGCATCAGCATTATCACATCGTCGTCTTTGGCGAAGAACGTCATGAAGCCTATGACCGTGTTCACCTCTCCGAGTATTTTTCCGGCCGCAGCGCCACCTCTTTGTCGCTGGTAAAAGACGGCTTTTTTGCTGAGAGTGGCATTGAGCTGCGCAGTGCCAGCGAGATCGTGGCTATCGATCGGGAACGTCAATGCGTGTGCGATGCGCAGGGCCGTGAAACCGCCTACGACAAACTGGTGCTGGCGACGGGCTCTTATGCGTTTGTTCCGCCGATTCCCGGTAATACGCGCCCCGGCTGTCTGGTGTATCGCACGCTGGACGATCTGGATGCGATTGCGGCACAGGCGAAAAAAGCGAAATCCGGTGTGGTGATCGGCGGTGGCTTGCTGGGGCTGGAAGCGGCAAATGCCCTGCGTCAATTGGGGCTGGACACCCATGTGGTGGAGTTTGCACCGCGTCTGATGGCGGTACAGTTGGATGACGGCGGTGCCACCATGCTGCGGCGCAAGATTGAAGCGCTGGGCGTACAGATTCATCTCAGTAAAGAAACGCGGGAAATTACCGACGGCGAGCAGGCGTTGCATCGCCTCTGCTTTGCTGACGGCAGCGTGTTGGAAACCGATTTGGTGCTGTTTTCCGCCGGGATTCGTCCGCGCGACAAGCTGGCAGATAGCGGTGATTTAGAGAAAGGACCGCGCGGTGGCATTGTGATTGATGACCATTGCCAGACGTCGGACGACGCGATTTTCGCCATTGGCGAGTGCGCGCTGTGGAAAGGCCAAATTTTCGGATTGGTGGCACCGGGCTACCAGATGGCTCGCAGCGTAGCCGATACGCTGGCACAGCGCGATACGCCATTTACCGGCGCGGACATGAGCACCAAGCTGAAACTGCTGGGCGTTGACGTGGCCTCGATTGGTGATGCGCACGGACGCACGGCGGGAAGCCAAAGTTATCAGTGGACGGACGGCCCGAACGAGATCTACAAGAAAATCGTCGTGTCTGCCGACGGTAAGCGTTTACTGGGCGCGGTACTGATTGGCGATAGCAGCGATTACAGCACGCTGCTGCAAATGATGCTCAACGATATGCCGCTGCCTGCACAGCCGGAAGGATTGATTTTGCCAGCACGTTCTGGCGATGCGCCGAAAGGGCTGGGCGTGGCGGCCTTACCCGCCAGTGCACAGATCTGTTCCTGCCATAACGTCAGCAAAAGTGATATCTCGGCGGCGGTGGCAGGCGGCTGCGGCGAGCTGGGTGCGCTGAAAACCTGTACTAAAGCGGGAACGGGCTGCGGCGGCTGTGTACCGCTGCTTAAGCAGGTGATGGAGTATGAACTGACGCAGTTGGGCGTCGAAGTGAAGAAGGACATTTGCGAGCACTTCGCCTATTCGCGTCAGGAGCTGTATCACCTGATTCGTGTGCATGAAATCCGCTCGTTCGACAGCCTCCTTGCGCGTTACGGCCACGGTTTGGGCTGCGAAGTGTGTAAGCCACTGGTGGGGTCGATGCTGGCCTCCTGCTGGAATGACTACCTGCTGCAACCGCAGCACCTGCCGTTGCAGGATACCAACGATCGTTTCTTTGCCAACATCCAAAAAGACGGCACCTATTCCGTCGTGCCGCGCGTTCCGGCAGGGGAAATCACGCCAGAAGGCCTGATCGCTATCGGTCAGGTCGCGCAGCGCTATAACCTGTACACCAAGATCACCGGCGGCCAGCGGGTGGATTTATTCGGTGCACGCTTGGAACAGCTTCCAGCGATCTGGCGTGAGCTGATCGATGCTGGATTTGAAACCGGCCATGCCTACGGTAAATCGCTGCGTACCGTGAAATCCTGCGTGGGTTCGACCTGGTGCCGCTACGGCGTACAGGATTCCACTGGGTTAGCGATCCAACTGGAGCATCGCTACAAGGGGCTGCGTTCGCCGCATAAAGTCAAAATGGCCGTTTCCGGCTGTACCCGTGAATGTGCAGAAGCGCAAAGCAAAGACATCGGCGTGATTGCCACGGACAAAGGTTGGAATCTGTACGTGTGCGGCAATGGCGGCATGAAACCGCGTCATGCGGATCTCTTCGCCAGCGATCTGGATACGGAAACCCTGCTGCGCACCATCGATCGGGTGCTGATGTTCTATATCCGCACCGGCGATCGCCTCCAGCGCACCAGCACCTGGATGGATAATCTGGAGGGCGGTATCGACTATCTGCGTCAGGTGATTCTGGAAGACAGCCTGAATATCGGTGAAGAGCTGGATAAAGAGATGCAGCGCGTGGTGGAGGCCTACCAGTGCGAATGGCAAACTACGCTGGAAAGCCCGGAACGTCTGGCGCTGTTCCGCGGCTTCCTGAATAGCGATAGCCCAGATGAAGCGGTGGTGATGGTGCCTGAGCGTGGGCAGATCCGTCCGGCACAGGATCATGAGAAAGCGGTATCGCCAGAACCAGCAGTGCTGAAACCCGCCGCGCATGAAGCGGAGTGGGTACAGGTGGCGACGCTGGGTGATATTCCGCGTCATGCTGGCATGGCGGCGCGCCTCGGACAGCAGCAAATTGCGCTGTTCCACCTGCCGGGCAGCGAGCAGCAGGTGTACGCGTTAGAAAACCATGAGCCGGGCAGCGGGGCGAATGTGCTGTCGCGTGGGCTGATCGGCGACGTGGCGGGTGAACCGGTGGTGATTTCTCCGCTGTACAAGAAACGCTTCAAGCTGCGTGATGGCGTGAGCCCGGATGACAGCGCGCTATACGTGCGCGCCTGGCCGGTGCGCGTGGAAGACGACGAGATTTGGGTATGCCGTCAGCCTCTGGCCGTACCGGAAAGCGTCGGTCTGGCAGACGCTGCTATGGCGAAAGCATCATGA
- a CDS encoding ABC transporter ATP-binding protein — MRTTPIIQVQQVSQRFNTASGEFLALDQVSFDIHTGETISLIGHSGCGKSTLLNLIAGLTLPSSGGLLCDNREIDGPGPDRGVVFQNHSLLPWLTTYENVALAVRQVFRGQMNKHEMHEWITHNLELVHMGHALNKRPNEISGGMKQRVGIARALAMKPKVLLMDEPFGALDALTRAHLQDAVMEIQQRLQTTIVLITHDVDEAVLLSDRVLMMTNGPAATVGEIMKVELECPRSRVVLADDPRYHHYRQQVLHFLYEKQPKAA, encoded by the coding sequence ATGCGTACAACACCCATTATTCAAGTGCAGCAGGTGAGCCAGCGTTTCAATACCGCCAGCGGTGAGTTTCTGGCGCTGGATCAGGTGAGTTTTGATATTCACACCGGTGAAACGATCAGCCTGATCGGCCATTCCGGCTGCGGCAAATCTACGTTATTGAACCTGATTGCGGGTCTGACGCTGCCGAGCAGTGGTGGCCTGCTGTGTGACAACCGTGAAATCGACGGCCCAGGGCCGGATCGCGGCGTTGTCTTTCAGAACCACTCGCTGCTGCCGTGGCTGACCACCTACGAAAACGTCGCGCTGGCGGTACGCCAGGTATTTCGCGGGCAGATGAACAAGCACGAGATGCACGAATGGATTACCCACAATCTGGAACTGGTGCATATGGGGCATGCGCTGAACAAGCGGCCTAATGAGATCTCCGGCGGGATGAAGCAGCGTGTGGGGATTGCTCGCGCGCTGGCCATGAAGCCGAAAGTGTTGCTGATGGATGAACCGTTCGGCGCGTTGGATGCGCTGACGCGTGCGCACCTTCAGGATGCGGTGATGGAAATTCAGCAGCGGTTGCAAACCACGATTGTGCTGATTACTCACGATGTAGACGAGGCGGTACTGCTGTCGGATCGCGTGCTGATGATGACCAACGGTCCGGCGGCGACGGTTGGTGAAATCATGAAGGTCGAGCTGGAATGTCCACGTTCACGCGTCGTGCTGGCCGACGATCCACGCTATCACCACTATCGTCAGCAGGTGCTGCATTTCTTATATGAAAAACAGCCTAAAGCAGCCTGA
- the ntrB gene encoding nitrate ABC transporter permease has translation MKNQAQVIPITADNAPETVRSADITPLPTKPAMPAKAPVAPAFAYRPLLRKLFQQLFPAVLGLGLLVAVWQIAALNSENFPTPWATWLAALSLFADPFYIAGPNDQGIGWNVLASLQRVGIGFGLAALVGIPAGFLIGRFTFLANMLNPIISLLRPVSPLAWLPIGLLLFQRAEPASSWTIFICSIWPMILNTAEGVRRIPQDYLNVARVLKLSEFTIMRKILLPAVLPNVLTGVRLSIGVAWLVIVAAEMLTGGVGIGFWIWNEWNNLNVENIIIAIVVIGVIGLLLEQGLVWIANRFSYDNR, from the coding sequence ATGAAAAACCAGGCCCAGGTCATTCCCATTACCGCGGATAACGCCCCGGAAACTGTACGCAGCGCCGACATTACGCCGTTGCCAACTAAACCCGCAATGCCTGCAAAAGCACCGGTGGCACCAGCTTTCGCTTACCGCCCGCTGCTGCGCAAGCTGTTTCAACAACTTTTCCCTGCGGTACTGGGGCTGGGGCTGCTGGTTGCCGTCTGGCAGATTGCCGCGCTGAACAGCGAAAACTTCCCGACGCCGTGGGCAACCTGGCTTGCGGCGCTCAGCCTCTTTGCCGATCCGTTTTACATCGCGGGGCCGAACGATCAGGGCATCGGCTGGAACGTATTGGCCTCGTTGCAACGTGTTGGCATTGGTTTCGGACTGGCGGCACTGGTTGGCATTCCTGCGGGGTTCCTGATTGGTCGGTTTACGTTTCTGGCCAACATGCTCAACCCGATCATTTCGCTGCTGCGCCCGGTCAGTCCGCTGGCCTGGCTGCCTATCGGCCTGCTGCTGTTCCAGCGTGCTGAACCGGCATCCAGTTGGACCATTTTTATCTGCTCCATCTGGCCGATGATCCTCAACACCGCCGAGGGCGTGCGTCGCATCCCACAGGATTACCTGAATGTAGCGCGGGTGTTGAAGCTCTCCGAATTCACCATCATGCGCAAGATTCTACTGCCGGCGGTGCTGCCTAACGTATTGACTGGCGTGCGTTTGTCGATTGGCGTCGCCTGGCTGGTGATTGTCGCCGCAGAAATGCTGACTGGCGGCGTCGGTATCGGCTTCTGGATTTGGAATGAGTGGAACAATCTGAATGTGGAAAACATCATCATCGCCATCGTGGTGATTGGCGTTATCGGTCTGCTGCTTGAGCAGGGACTGGTGTGGATTGCTAACCGTTTCAGCTATGACAACCGCTAA
- a CDS encoding CmpA/NrtA family ABC transporter substrate-binding protein: protein MSDSKTKSMTVSRRQFLLGSAALGGSLMLPGLMNSAWAAGSDAPEKKEIRVGFIPLTDCASVVMAAVKGFDKKYGITIVPSKEASWAAVRDKLVSGELDAAHILYGQLYGLQMGLSGAQSNMAALMTLNQNGQGITLANQLRAANVTDLAALQKYIAASPAGTYTFAQTFPTGTHAMWLYYWLASAGIHPLNDVRTVVVPPPQMVMNMKIGNMVGYCVGEPWNQRAISENIGFTAATSQDIWPDHPEKVLGTRADWVNTNPNSARALTAAILDASRWIDASDDNRRETAGVVAGRAYINAKEETIVGRMLGQYENGLGKSWKDEHAMRFYHDGSVNYPYLSDGMWFLTQHKRWGLLTEEPDYLAVAKQVNRIDIYKQAAEAVGNVPLPSSDMRSSVLIDGRRWDGSDPAGYANSFSVKK, encoded by the coding sequence ATGAGTGATTCCAAAACCAAAAGCATGACCGTCTCTCGCCGCCAGTTTCTGTTGGGGAGTGCTGCACTGGGAGGCAGCCTGATGCTGCCTGGATTGATGAATAGTGCCTGGGCCGCGGGTTCCGATGCACCGGAGAAAAAGGAAATTCGGGTCGGGTTTATTCCGTTGACGGACTGCGCCTCAGTTGTGATGGCCGCAGTGAAAGGCTTCGATAAGAAATACGGCATCACCATTGTTCCCAGCAAAGAAGCCAGTTGGGCCGCGGTACGCGACAAGCTGGTATCGGGTGAACTAGATGCCGCCCACATTCTGTACGGGCAGTTGTACGGTCTGCAAATGGGGCTGTCTGGGGCGCAGAGCAATATGGCGGCACTGATGACGCTCAACCAGAACGGACAAGGCATCACGCTGGCGAACCAGCTGCGTGCAGCCAACGTCACGGATCTCGCCGCGCTGCAAAAGTATATCGCAGCTAGCCCGGCGGGCACTTATACCTTCGCCCAAACCTTCCCTACTGGCACACACGCCATGTGGCTCTATTACTGGCTGGCTTCCGCCGGCATTCATCCTCTGAATGACGTGCGCACCGTGGTGGTGCCGCCACCGCAGATGGTGATGAACATGAAGATTGGCAACATGGTTGGCTATTGCGTCGGCGAGCCGTGGAACCAACGTGCCATCAGCGAAAACATCGGCTTTACCGCCGCCACCTCGCAAGATATTTGGCCGGATCATCCGGAAAAAGTGCTGGGCACCCGTGCTGACTGGGTGAACACCAACCCGAATAGCGCCCGTGCGCTGACCGCCGCGATTCTCGATGCCTCGCGCTGGATTGACGCCTCGGACGACAACCGTCGTGAAACGGCAGGCGTCGTTGCCGGACGCGCGTACATCAATGCCAAAGAAGAAACCATCGTCGGACGCATGCTGGGCCAGTACGAAAACGGGCTGGGGAAAAGCTGGAAAGACGAACACGCGATGCGTTTCTACCACGACGGTTCCGTGAACTACCCGTATCTGTCCGACGGCATGTGGTTCCTTACCCAGCACAAACGCTGGGGCTTGCTCACCGAAGAGCCGGATTATCTGGCTGTCGCGAAGCAGGTTAACCGTATTGATATCTATAAGCAGGCGGCCGAGGCCGTGGGGAATGTGCCGTTGCCCAGTAGCGACATGCGCAGCAGCGTGCTTATCGATGGCCGCCGCTGGGATGGTAGCGATCCGGCGGGCTATGCCAACAGTTTTAGCGTGAAGAAATAA
- a CDS encoding nitrate regulatory protein, which translates to MVAEPSTTIRFLLASRQCELNSLRYLLQSGELVGKISQLVHLLQRERGTANLFLCSDGRFFADELVLREKDVQAAQAHLMTHLAGLEKMTAELPQASRLFSRVASVVYALSLLPALRQQIRQRLLPQPQAMTFFNDIVRNLLALVFEVSDTAADPGISRALIAMFSFMQGKELAGQERAIGAAAYAAGCVDEETRQKLLDLIERQERCFDTFLSFSDEENQQRWRAIAVDSEFERLRRIVCTRSPIEKLPEADSLHWFSIATRRIDEMKQMEDELEQTLMQRCRTRIAAAEKACSDQRADLEALMAQQEHDDPGYSIFIAGHDVEGQNVPPGWLNSDGVSPQLGRSLLSLVQQQSRRLQAQDHELAALRATLNERKQIDRAKGLLMQHRGLSEEEAYKTLRRMAMSQNKKLIDIATAMLAVADVFGDTP; encoded by the coding sequence ATGGTGGCGGAGCCTTCAACGACAATTCGATTTTTACTTGCCTCGCGCCAGTGTGAGCTGAACAGCCTGCGCTACCTGCTGCAAAGCGGTGAACTGGTGGGGAAAATCAGCCAGCTCGTGCATCTATTGCAGCGCGAACGAGGAACGGCCAACCTGTTTCTGTGCTCCGACGGCCGATTTTTTGCCGACGAACTGGTGCTACGTGAGAAAGACGTGCAGGCGGCGCAGGCGCACTTGATGACGCATCTGGCCGGATTGGAAAAAATGACGGCGGAATTGCCGCAGGCGAGCCGTCTATTCAGCCGTGTCGCCAGCGTGGTCTATGCGCTGAGCCTGCTGCCCGCGTTGCGCCAGCAGATTCGCCAGCGTTTGTTGCCTCAGCCGCAGGCGATGACGTTTTTCAACGATATTGTCCGCAACCTGCTGGCGCTGGTTTTTGAGGTGTCGGATACGGCGGCCGATCCGGGGATTTCCCGCGCGTTGATTGCCATGTTCAGCTTTATGCAGGGGAAAGAGTTGGCAGGGCAGGAGCGGGCTATTGGCGCGGCGGCCTATGCGGCGGGCTGCGTCGATGAGGAAACCCGGCAAAAGTTGCTGGATTTGATTGAGCGGCAGGAGCGCTGTTTCGATACCTTTCTGAGTTTTAGCGATGAAGAAAACCAGCAGCGCTGGCGTGCTATCGCGGTAGACAGCGAATTTGAGCGCCTGCGCCGCATTGTGTGCACCCGCAGCCCGATAGAAAAGCTGCCGGAAGCCGATAGCCTGCACTGGTTTTCGATTGCCACGCGGCGCATCGATGAAATGAAGCAGATGGAAGATGAGTTGGAACAGACGCTGATGCAGCGCTGCCGTACCCGTATTGCGGCTGCTGAGAAAGCATGCAGCGATCAGCGCGCGGATCTCGAAGCGCTGATGGCGCAGCAGGAGCATGACGATCCCGGTTATTCGATATTTATCGCTGGTCACGACGTGGAAGGGCAGAACGTCCCTCCCGGTTGGCTGAATAGCGATGGCGTCAGTCCACAGCTGGGGCGATCGCTGCTGTCGCTGGTGCAGCAACAGTCGCGGCGCTTACAGGCACAGGATCATGAATTAGCTGCGCTGCGAGCCACGTTGAATGAAAGAAAACAGATCGATCGCGCGAAGGGCTTGCTGATGCAGCACCGTGGATTAAGCGAAGAAGAGGCCTACAAAACCCTGCGCCGCATGGCGATGAGCCAGAATAAAAAGCTGATTGATATCGCGACGGCGATGCTCGCGGTGGCTGATGTATTTGGTGATACCCCGTAA
- a CDS encoding tail fiber protein — protein MANLSEQESWIDGIYQLETSDPVVAGPGGISNRQAEQLASRTAYLKKMQETTGESLQAHLAASDPHSQYAPKNSPALTGTPTAPTTAQTANNTQIATTAFVKSALAALVNGSPAALDTLQELANALGNDPHFSTTILNAIADVKTDAANKLNAHASVLDAHPQYAPKANPAFTGTPTAPTAASGSNDTQLATTAFVKAAVAALVNGSPAALDTLQELATALGNDPNFSTTVLNALAGKLAKDQNGADIPNPALFRKNIGIIESAWGGKAVQLSGVNIQDYFKANRPSDLYQCDSANVTGLPAGFGPSIIEWKSSADGFGVLSIVDVTNPSRTACVVLSNGNWQGWVTPVVSHASTTRIPTRIIEINEPNVNGDYVIEYGGTNGSPSYCYVDFHTDGKPTTDYNARMAVIPPKDGETLTSVNFLASQLLVNYARVWTENNFTLPLSKEHGGSGMETGAVGNAIASKFATIADWLYVCDRSNNNLCGSVEVVADERWKCFLSARHRAGQHDGADWGWVLSDEHMTGFSYENFVLRKKVSTGWLDPVTLFHSGNLTPSTIGALPTSELVGMPQLFPGAVAPAGWLKCNGQQFDKAQYPILTYRYPSGFLPDLRGEFVRGWDDGRGVDASRALLSAQGDAIRNIIGTIGQLNDRVNTTETTGAFDANRYTGSSAGLTGGRGGRIVTFDASTVVPTANENRPRNIAFNYIVRAA, from the coding sequence ATGGCGAATTTATCTGAACAAGAAAGCTGGATTGATGGAATTTATCAGCTTGAGACATCGGACCCGGTTGTAGCCGGCCCAGGGGGTATCTCTAACCGTCAGGCTGAGCAATTAGCCAGCCGCACGGCTTATCTGAAAAAAATGCAGGAAACTACGGGTGAAAGTTTGCAGGCACATCTCGCCGCCAGCGATCCGCATTCACAATATGCCCCTAAAAATAGTCCGGCGCTGACGGGAACGCCCACCGCGCCAACAACCGCGCAAACGGCAAACAACACGCAAATTGCCACCACGGCCTTTGTGAAATCGGCCCTTGCCGCATTGGTCAATGGTTCTCCGGCAGCACTGGACACGCTGCAAGAACTGGCGAACGCGTTGGGTAACGATCCGCACTTCAGCACAACCATATTGAATGCGATTGCTGATGTAAAAACTGATGCGGCCAATAAGCTGAATGCCCATGCTTCGGTTCTTGATGCGCATCCGCAATATGCCCCAAAAGCCAACCCTGCATTCACGGGAACCCCCACAGCGCCGACCGCAGCATCCGGTTCTAATGACACACAGTTGGCGACAACGGCCTTTGTGAAAGCTGCCGTAGCCGCATTGGTTAATGGTTCTCCTGCGGCACTCGATACACTGCAAGAACTGGCTACCGCGTTGGGTAATGACCCGAACTTCAGCACCACGGTGTTGAATGCACTAGCGGGTAAGTTGGCAAAAGATCAGAACGGTGCGGATATCCCCAATCCTGCATTGTTCCGTAAAAACATCGGGATAATTGAATCGGCATGGGGCGGAAAAGCCGTGCAATTAAGCGGCGTCAATATTCAGGACTATTTTAAAGCGAACCGCCCGTCAGACTTGTATCAATGCGATTCCGCTAACGTGACGGGGTTACCTGCTGGTTTTGGCCCGAGCATTATTGAATGGAAATCATCGGCTGACGGGTTCGGCGTACTGAGCATTGTCGATGTGACTAATCCGTCCCGAACTGCATGTGTTGTATTGAGTAATGGTAATTGGCAAGGCTGGGTAACGCCTGTCGTGTCTCATGCCAGCACAACTCGCATCCCGACTCGAATCATTGAAATCAATGAACCTAATGTTAATGGGGACTATGTAATCGAGTACGGCGGGACGAACGGTAGTCCATCCTATTGCTATGTTGATTTTCACACAGATGGAAAACCGACAACTGACTACAACGCACGAATGGCTGTGATACCGCCGAAGGATGGAGAAACATTAACATCAGTTAATTTTCTGGCGAGCCAATTATTGGTTAATTATGCGCGAGTGTGGACTGAGAATAACTTTACGTTACCGCTGAGCAAAGAGCACGGCGGCAGCGGCATGGAAACGGGGGCGGTCGGAAACGCAATAGCCTCCAAATTCGCAACTATTGCTGACTGGCTCTATGTTTGCGACCGTTCAAATAACAATTTGTGCGGCTCAGTTGAAGTTGTAGCGGATGAACGCTGGAAGTGTTTTTTGTCTGCACGTCATCGCGCTGGGCAACACGATGGTGCAGATTGGGGATGGGTGCTATCAGATGAGCACATGACAGGATTTTCGTACGAAAACTTTGTTCTGCGCAAAAAAGTTTCAACGGGATGGTTAGACCCAGTAACACTGTTTCATTCAGGAAATCTCACCCCGTCAACCATCGGCGCACTCCCCACATCTGAGTTGGTTGGAATGCCGCAGTTGTTCCCCGGCGCTGTAGCGCCAGCAGGGTGGCTGAAATGCAATGGTCAGCAGTTCGACAAAGCGCAATATCCTATTCTGACCTATCGCTATCCGTCCGGTTTCCTGCCCGATTTACGGGGAGAATTCGTGCGCGGTTGGGATGACGGGCGCGGGGTTGATGCAAGTCGGGCACTGCTTTCAGCGCAAGGTGATGCGATCAGAAACATAATCGGAACAATTGGGCAATTAAATGACCGCGTCAATACAACAGAAACTACCGGTGCTTTTGATGCTAATAGATATACCGGTTCATCAGCTGGCCTTACTGGAGGGCGGGGAGGCCGAATCGTCACATTTGACGCATCAACAGTCGTACCCACAGCTAACGAAAACCGTCCACGCAATATCGCCTTTAACTACATCGTGAGAGCAGCATAA